A genomic segment from Salvia splendens isolate huo1 chromosome 13, SspV2, whole genome shotgun sequence encodes:
- the LOC121761614 gene encoding ribulose bisphosphate carboxylase small subunit, chloroplastic-like has product MASSMLSTAAVAVCSAPAQASMVAPFTGLKSVSAFPTTRKTADITTIANNGGRVSCMKVWPTEGLKKYETLSYLPPLTREQLLKQVDFLIRSGLIPCLEFELDPKNGFPHRENNRSPGYYDGRYWTMWKLPMFGCTDPVQVLKELDEVSTLHPEAFVRIIGFDNKRQVQIVSFIAHRPTGYIGF; this is encoded by the exons ATGGCTTCCTCAATGCTCTccaccgccgccgtcgccgtcTGCTCCGCCCCTGCTCAAGCGAGCATGGTGGCTCCTTTCACCGGTCTCAAGTCCGTCTCCGCCTTCCCCACCACCCGCAAGACCGCCGACATCACCACCATTGCCAACAACGGCGGCAGAGTCTCATGCATGAAG GTGTGGCCCACTGAGGGATTGAAGAAGTACGAGACATTGTCGTACTTGCCACCACTAACAAGGGAGCAACTCTTGAAGCAAGTCGACTTCCTTATCCGCAGTGGTCTCATTCCTTGCCTCGAATTCGAGTTGGACCCCAAG AACGGGTTCCCCCACCGTGAGAACAACAGGTCCCCAGGATACTATGACGGAAGGTACTGGACAATGTGGAAGTTGCCCATGTTCGGGTGCACTGACCCAGTCCAGGTCCTCAAGGAGCTCGACGAGGTCTCCACCCTCCACCCCGAGGCATTCGTCCGAATCATCGGATTCGACAACAAACGTCAAGTGCAGATCGTCAGTTTCATCGCCCACAGGCCAACAGGCTACATAGGCTTCTAA